A part of Paenibacillus donghaensis genomic DNA contains:
- a CDS encoding GNAT family N-acetyltransferase: MSSRIRQAVQEELDEIMELIALCVQVMQAGGSDQWDETYPNRDIIGADIAQGNLYIYQEGAAIAGILALDENQAEEYKAIDWSVTEGPHLLMHRLAVHPQVQGKGIARKLINFAEDYALQGGYTSMRMDTYAKNEKILALYPRLGYERRGEFFLSERKLAFPVFEKRLSQKDKL; encoded by the coding sequence ATGAGCAGCAGGATACGCCAAGCAGTACAGGAAGAGTTGGACGAGATTATGGAGCTTATCGCCCTATGTGTGCAGGTAATGCAGGCCGGTGGAAGTGACCAGTGGGATGAGACATACCCGAACAGGGACATTATCGGAGCGGACATAGCGCAGGGCAATTTGTATATATATCAGGAGGGGGCCGCAATTGCCGGCATTCTGGCCCTAGATGAGAATCAGGCTGAGGAGTATAAGGCTATCGATTGGAGCGTAACCGAAGGGCCGCATCTGTTGATGCACCGGCTGGCCGTCCATCCGCAGGTGCAGGGCAAGGGCATTGCCCGCAAGCTGATTAATTTTGCCGAGGATTACGCCTTGCAGGGAGGCTACACCAGTATGCGTATGGATACCTATGCCAAGAACGAGAAGATCCTGGCGTTATATCCACGGCTCGGCTATGAGCGCAGAGGGGAGTTTTTCCTGAGTGAACGGAAGCTGGCGTTCCCTGTATTCGAGAAGCGGCTTAGTCAAAAGGACAAGCTATAG
- a CDS encoding 5'-deoxyadenosine deaminase, translating into MANILIKHAQIVTMNKQEEIITGDIRIKDDLIVEMGSGLVPQEGEKLIDASNRTVIPGFIQTHIHLCQTLFRGKADDLELMDWLRKRIWPLEAAHDEESLYYSAMLGIGELITSGTTTIVDMETVNHTDFAFQAIAASGIRALSGKVMMDQRGGDVPEALQEDTAASLQESVDLLEKWNGYGNGRIQYAFSPRFVISCTEPLLREVRDLSARYNVKVHTHASENLGEIEIVQAMTGMRNIVYLDHLGLANDRLILAHCVWLDAEERRILHERGVHVSHCPGSNLKLASGIADTPGMLDQHISLSLGADGAPCNNNLDMFNEMRLAAIMQKPQHGPTAMDARTVFRMATIGGAKAVGMEQQIGSIEVGKKADLAILNLYNFHTFPSYDVDPISRIVYSATRADVETTIIDGEIVMEKGMLKTIDKETVLREANVSIKRLLAHTPLG; encoded by the coding sequence ATGGCGAACATCCTGATCAAACATGCGCAGATCGTAACCATGAATAAACAAGAGGAAATCATTACCGGGGACATCCGGATCAAGGATGATCTGATCGTAGAAATGGGCAGCGGACTGGTGCCGCAGGAAGGGGAGAAGCTGATTGATGCCAGCAACCGGACGGTGATTCCCGGGTTCATTCAGACTCATATTCATCTATGCCAGACGTTGTTCCGCGGCAAAGCGGATGATCTGGAGCTGATGGATTGGCTGCGCAAGCGGATCTGGCCGCTGGAGGCGGCGCATGATGAGGAGTCGCTGTATTATTCCGCCATGCTGGGGATCGGCGAATTAATTACCAGCGGCACGACAACGATTGTGGATATGGAGACGGTCAACCATACGGATTTTGCCTTTCAGGCGATTGCCGCAAGCGGGATTCGCGCCCTCTCCGGCAAAGTGATGATGGATCAGCGCGGCGGCGATGTTCCCGAAGCCCTGCAGGAGGACACGGCAGCCTCTCTGCAGGAGAGCGTCGATCTGCTTGAGAAGTGGAACGGGTATGGCAACGGGCGTATCCAGTATGCTTTTTCTCCGCGCTTCGTTATTTCCTGTACAGAACCGCTGCTCAGAGAAGTGCGTGATCTGTCCGCCCGCTACAATGTGAAGGTGCACACCCATGCCTCCGAGAATCTGGGAGAGATTGAGATTGTGCAGGCGATGACCGGCATGCGCAACATCGTCTACCTGGACCACCTTGGACTGGCGAATGACCGCCTGATTCTGGCCCATTGTGTATGGCTGGATGCCGAGGAACGGCGTATCCTCCATGAGCGCGGCGTTCATGTCAGCCATTGCCCCGGCTCCAATCTGAAGCTGGCCTCCGGGATTGCCGACACACCGGGTATGCTGGATCAGCATATTTCACTCAGTCTCGGAGCCGACGGCGCTCCCTGCAACAATAACCTTGATATGTTCAACGAGATGCGGCTGGCCGCGATTATGCAGAAACCCCAGCATGGGCCGACAGCGATGGATGCCCGCACGGTCTTCCGGATGGCAACGATCGGCGGCGCGAAAGCAGTTGGCATGGAGCAGCAGATCGGCAGCATTGAGGTCGGCAAGAAGGCCGATCTGGCGATCCTGAACCTGTACAATTTTCACACCTTTCCATCCTATGACGTAGATCCGATCTCGCGTATTGTCTACTCGGCCACCCGCGCCGATGTGGAGACGACGATTATTGACGGTGAAATTGTGATGGAGAAGGGGATGCTGAAGACGATTGACAAGGAAACGGTGCTTAGAGAAGCGAATGTTTCCATTAAAAGACTGCTGGCCCATACGCCGCTAGGCTGA
- a CDS encoding RNA polymerase sigma factor, whose amino-acid sequence MELESLQYAEEMNESQLREIMNIYGEDVWHYIYYLTKNTGQADDLAQEVFIKCYYRICTYRGESSFKAWLLTIARNTVFTYRKSRFYRTSLWGGVQPLVAGTEEQELPLEQLGTTRSAEMEYLGNSQAQDIWAVIMALPDKYREVLVLDLKYGLTIKEIAGMAGLPQGTVKSRLHRARQKVQSKLRGAE is encoded by the coding sequence GTGGAGCTGGAGAGTCTTCAATACGCAGAAGAAATGAACGAATCGCAGCTAAGGGAGATCATGAATATTTATGGTGAGGATGTCTGGCATTATATCTACTATTTGACCAAAAACACCGGGCAGGCCGATGATCTGGCACAGGAGGTATTTATTAAATGCTATTACCGGATCTGCACCTACCGGGGAGAGTCATCGTTCAAAGCCTGGTTGCTCACCATAGCGAGAAATACGGTGTTCACGTACCGTAAATCCCGCTTCTACCGCACAAGTCTGTGGGGAGGTGTGCAGCCGTTGGTAGCAGGTACGGAGGAGCAGGAGCTCCCGCTGGAGCAGCTGGGGACAACCCGTTCGGCGGAGATGGAGTATCTTGGAAACTCCCAGGCCCAGGATATCTGGGCAGTGATTATGGCGCTGCCGGATAAATACCGTGAGGTGCTGGTGCTGGACCTCAAGTATGGGCTGACGATCAAGGAAATCGCGGGAATGGCTGGGCTGCCGCAGGGAACCGTCAAGTCCAGACTGCACCGCGCACGCCAGAAAGTGCAATCCAAATTGAGAGGGGCAGAATAA